One genomic region from Leptolyngbyaceae cyanobacterium JSC-12 encodes:
- a CDS encoding hypothetical protein (IMG reference gene:2510094194) codes for MEILGDKCSSDNKLELWLHPLDPLYGFDIVVIEATKLPWQIKQPMSKLV; via the coding sequence ATGGAGATTTTAGGCGATAAATGTAGTTCAGATAACAAACTTGAACTTTGGTTGCATCCGCTTGATCCCCTGTATGGGTTTGATATTGTGGTAATTGAAGCTACCAAGCTTCCCTGGCAGATTAAACAGCCAATGTCCAAGTTAGTTTAA
- a CDS encoding Mo-dependent nitrogenase-like protein (IMG reference gene:2510094195~PFAM: Mo-dependent nitrogenase C-terminus) produces MENTHATIKSPQGTALIWIASEMSVNSVSERKTKLVVHFNPLKPIRQWLDQIQVSDRKMAQTLASVIPAQCPFERTVKLFNRTILYIPPLCKLNPFYEELVGLRFRALCYLADECGEDISVYC; encoded by the coding sequence ATGGAAAATACTCACGCTACAATCAAGTCCCCTCAGGGGACAGCTCTCATCTGGATTGCCTCTGAAATGTCGGTTAATTCTGTTTCAGAGCGCAAAACAAAATTAGTAGTCCACTTCAACCCGCTTAAACCCATTCGTCAATGGCTTGACCAAATCCAAGTGAGCGATCGCAAGATGGCTCAAACCCTTGCCTCTGTGATCCCAGCTCAATGTCCGTTTGAACGGACTGTAAAACTCTTCAACCGAACAATCTTGTACATTCCGCCTCTGTGCAAACTCAATCCGTTCTACGAAGAATTGGTTGGGCTGCGTTTCCGGGCGCTCTGCTATCTAGCAGATGAATGCGGTGAAGATATTTCTGTCTACTGTTAA
- a CDS encoding hypothetical protein (IMG reference gene:2510094196) — protein sequence MERSPLASEKLRNDYLQDGWSKSLSFLKRKQDHDIRIWLKHFNLSTKFTHLTNEVIVILLSYLFIILPK from the coding sequence ATGGAACGATCGCCTTTGGCATCAGAAAAGTTGCGAAATGATTATCTGCAGGATGGCTGGAGTAAATCCCTATCTTTTCTGAAAAGGAAGCAAGATCATGATATTCGCATTTGGCTGAAACACTTCAATTTATCCACTAAATTTACTCATTTAACAAACGAAGTAATTGTTATTTTGCTGAGTTATTTATTCATAATTCTACCCAAATAA
- a CDS encoding transcriptional regulator (IMG reference gene:2510094197~PFAM: Bacterial regulatory proteins, tetR family), protein MRTSPISPSESETRTRILKSALRLFARQGYDGTTTRDLAEAANVAEGTLFRHFANKKAILIEVATQGWVEILTDLLTELSGMGSYKAVAQVMRRRMLHLHDNADMLRVCFMEAQFHPDLRDHIQSEVIAKMTDVAEAFFQTAMDQGVYRQMDAKMVARVFLGMFAIAGFSQSTILSPGAAAAEMQQMAEGLADIFLNGVLAKSES, encoded by the coding sequence ATGCGAACCAGTCCCATTTCTCCATCTGAATCTGAAACCCGGACTCGCATTCTAAAGTCGGCACTGCGGTTGTTTGCTCGCCAAGGATACGATGGTACTACTACTCGCGATCTCGCCGAGGCTGCAAATGTGGCAGAGGGCACTTTATTTCGTCACTTTGCCAACAAAAAAGCCATTTTGATTGAGGTTGCTACGCAGGGCTGGGTAGAAATTTTAACCGATTTGTTGACAGAACTCAGTGGGATGGGCAGCTATAAGGCTGTAGCACAGGTGATGCGGCGACGAATGCTCCATCTACATGACAATGCAGATATGTTGCGAGTCTGCTTTATGGAAGCTCAATTCCACCCAGACTTGCGGGATCACATTCAGTCTGAGGTGATCGCCAAAATGACGGATGTGGCAGAAGCGTTTTTTCAAACAGCGATGGATCAGGGCGTTTACCGCCAGATGGATGCAAAAATGGTTGCACGAGTATTTTTGGGCATGTTTGCGATCGCAGGCTTTAGTCAAAGCACTATCCTAAGCCCAGGTGCCGCTGCGGCCGAAATGCAGCAAATGGCAGAAGGATTAGCAGATATTTTCCTGAATGGGGTATTAGCCAAATCCGAAAGTTAA
- a CDS encoding Xaa-Pro aminopeptidase (IMG reference gene:2510094198~PFAM: Aminopeptidase P, N-terminal domain; Metallopeptidase family M24) produces the protein MQTLDKMLSQPLPLVEVVRSRRQRLAELINFPVILWSGRSSPRNFPANLFSFRASSHFLYFAGLPVENAAIRLENGTTTLFMEPASPASALWHGESPTPEAIAEVIGADTVYPLSELRAFAAECATIPVQDARTYQQQTQVLNRTMAPASELHGCDRRLAEAIITLRLTHDAAALAELRKAAAVSIAAHKAGIAATYTARTEADVRSAMEAVIMAHNATPAYSSIVTVHGEVLHNDRYHHPLQAGDLLLADVGAEVTSGWAADITRTWAVSGKFSPTQRAIYEVVLAAHDACIAAMHPGVEYQEIHLLACQVIAEGLVDLKILQGTPADLVEIDAHALFFPHGIGHLLGLDVHDMEDLGDLAGYAKGRTRSDRFGLGYLRLNRPLQTGMLVTIEPGFYQVPAILSDPARREKYDGMVNWERLAGFSDVRGIRIEDDVLITETGTEVLTQDLPTAITDLEQLMQPRNT, from the coding sequence ATGCAAACGCTGGATAAAATGCTATCTCAACCCCTGCCTTTGGTCGAAGTGGTGCGATCGCGCAGACAGCGGTTAGCAGAGTTGATTAATTTTCCAGTAATTCTTTGGTCAGGGCGCAGCAGTCCACGTAATTTTCCCGCCAATTTATTTTCGTTTCGGGCCAGCAGCCACTTTTTGTACTTTGCCGGATTACCTGTAGAAAATGCAGCGATCCGGTTAGAAAACGGCACCACAACTTTGTTTATGGAGCCAGCCAGTCCAGCGAGTGCTCTCTGGCATGGCGAGTCGCCTACACCGGAAGCCATTGCTGAGGTAATTGGAGCAGACACGGTTTATCCATTATCAGAGTTGCGGGCATTTGCAGCAGAGTGCGCCACAATTCCAGTGCAGGACGCGAGAACGTATCAGCAGCAAACTCAAGTGTTGAATCGGACAATGGCACCCGCCAGTGAGCTACATGGGTGCGATCGCCGCCTGGCTGAAGCAATCATCACCCTGCGACTCACCCATGATGCAGCGGCCCTAGCAGAACTTCGCAAGGCAGCGGCGGTGAGTATTGCAGCGCACAAAGCTGGCATCGCAGCGACCTACACCGCTAGGACAGAGGCAGATGTCCGATCTGCAATGGAAGCCGTAATCATGGCTCACAATGCAACCCCTGCTTATTCCAGCATTGTGACGGTACATGGAGAAGTGCTCCACAACGATCGCTATCACCATCCTTTACAAGCAGGTGATTTGTTGTTAGCGGATGTAGGAGCTGAAGTTACATCAGGTTGGGCTGCCGATATTACCCGTACCTGGGCAGTTTCCGGCAAATTCTCGCCAACTCAACGGGCAATTTATGAAGTCGTCTTAGCGGCTCATGATGCTTGCATTGCAGCCATGCATCCTGGCGTAGAGTACCAGGAGATTCACTTGCTAGCATGTCAGGTCATAGCAGAGGGACTGGTTGATCTCAAAATTTTGCAAGGTACGCCTGCTGATCTCGTCGAAATTGATGCCCACGCGCTCTTTTTTCCCCACGGAATTGGGCATTTGCTAGGACTGGATGTGCATGACATGGAAGATTTGGGCGATCTGGCAGGCTATGCTAAAGGACGGACCCGCAGCGATCGCTTTGGCTTAGGCTATTTGCGATTAAACCGGCCCTTACAGACGGGAATGTTAGTCACGATTGAGCCAGGATTTTACCAAGTCCCAGCGATTTTGAGTGATCCCGCACGCCGGGAGAAGTATGATGGCATGGTGAACTGGGAACGATTGGCAGGTTTCTCAGACGTGCGTGGTATTCGGATTGAGGATGATGTGCTGATTACCGAAACTGGAACCGAGGTACTGACACAGGATCTGCCCACAGCGATCACTGACTTAGAACAACTCATGCAACCAAGAAATACCTGA
- a CDS encoding nitroreductase (IMG reference gene:2510094199~PFAM: Nitroreductase family), with amino-acid sequence MSNSAISSDQLLQQLHWRYATKKFDPTKKIPEDIWNALEQALVLTPSSFGLQPWKFFVVHNPDIRQKLLEHSWGQTQVVDASHLVVFAIKKSINTEDVDRYVQLISNVRQVPIDSLQGMSNMIKGFIANPPYPMNLDEWAARQVYIALGQFMTSAALLGIDTCPMEGFNPAKYNEILGLEAQGYAAVVLCPAGYRAVDDKYAVLPKVRYPSQEVVQTVGS; translated from the coding sequence ATGAGCAATAGTGCTATCTCTTCTGACCAGTTACTTCAGCAACTTCACTGGCGTTATGCAACCAAAAAGTTTGATCCCACCAAAAAAATTCCTGAAGACATCTGGAATGCTCTAGAGCAAGCCCTAGTGCTGACTCCCTCATCGTTTGGGCTACAACCCTGGAAATTTTTTGTTGTACATAACCCAGATATTCGACAAAAACTGCTTGAACACTCGTGGGGTCAAACCCAGGTAGTCGATGCTTCTCACCTGGTTGTGTTCGCGATCAAGAAAAGTATTAACACTGAGGATGTTGATCGTTACGTGCAACTAATCTCCAATGTACGGCAGGTACCGATTGATTCCTTGCAAGGCATGTCTAACATGATCAAAGGGTTTATTGCAAACCCTCCATACCCAATGAATTTAGATGAGTGGGCTGCTCGACAAGTTTATATTGCCCTGGGGCAGTTTATGACCAGCGCTGCTCTGTTGGGAATCGACACCTGCCCTATGGAAGGCTTCAACCCAGCGAAATACAATGAAATATTGGGGCTAGAAGCACAAGGCTATGCAGCGGTGGTGCTGTGTCCTGCAGGGTATCGAGCTGTGGATGACAAATACGCAGTGCTGCCAAAGGTGCGGTATCCCAGTCAGGAAGTGGTGCAGACAGTGGGTAGTTAA